The Prochlorococcus marinus XMU1419 nucleotide sequence AAAATATAATTCATCGTTCCAATTCTTTTGAATCTATCAAAGGTAAACTTTAAAGCATTTGAGTTAAATGCAGTTCCATCTTGAAAAAAAACATTCTTTCTCAAATTGATAGTTATTTGAAGTCTATCCTTTGAAACAATTGGCGCTCCCGAGGCCAATTCAGGGATTAATTCTCCATCAGAATTTAATTCATATAACGTGTCTCCTAGAGAACTGATTAATTGAATTGCTTTAAGAGTATTTGCTCTAGCTGGATCTAAAGATTCAATTTTTCCAGAACTTGCTACTATGATTTTTTTAGATATTCTTTTTGAGCCGCAAGAATTCTGTAAAAAAGAAATTAAAATAATAAATATTGATAAAATAAATTTTTTTTTCATATTTCATAATTACTTAATTTTTCTGAAGAATTATTTGAGCAAAAAATTTGTAAGGTTATTTGACTTATTTCTAAAGGAAATGTTTTTTTATAATTACAGGCAAAAGGCCACTCTCTCACCCAACAAATTTCTTTACCAATGTTTATACCAATTACTTGAAAAGTCTTATTACTATTTTTGATTTTTACACAAGCACCTTTATAAAGTTTTTCAGAACAAATTAAATTATTATTTTCATCATTATTTTCTAATAGTTTTGAATGAATCATTAAGGTGCTAGAACCAAACACTTACTTTCTTCGGTTTACCAAGCTATAAAGAAATTTGCAAACTATTTTTTTAAATACAACTTAATTGACTTGCAATAATTTTGACTTCATTAAGCGAATTTATTTCATCTTTCGATCTCTCAAAATCTCCATTATTCACCTCATGAGTAATAACGACAATTTCAGCTTTGTCCTCACTTGCATCAAGTTGAACAATTGATTCGATTGATACATTATTCTTTCCAAAAATATCTCCAATTTTTCCTATGACACCAGGACTATCAAGACAAATAATTCTAAGGTAATTTTTTTTACTTATTTGTGAAGATTCGATTATATGACAGTTTCTCCAGAAATAAAAAGATAATAGTGGATCCATTGAATCATTATTTTTTACTGAGGCGGCATGCAGATTTAATATATCTGATACTACTGATGCAGCAGTTGGGCCACTCCCTGCACCTGGACCATATAACATAATCTCTCCAAGAGGATCAGCGTCTATCAATAATGCATTATTAACTCCCTTAACTGTTGCCAATGGATGAGATTTTGGAATCAAAGAAGGTCCTACCCAAATATTCAAAGCGAGTGAATCATTACTATTAATTTGTCCCCTTTCGGAGAGCGCTAAAAGTTTTATTTCAAACCCTAATTTATTAGCATATTCAATATCCTTTAAATTAATTTTACTAATACCCTCAGTATGGATCTCCTCTCTTTTGACTTTCCCTCCAAATGCAAGTTCACTAAGAATTGAAATCTTATCAGCAGCATCATGGCCCTCAACATCTGCAGTTGGATCAAATTCTGCATACCCAAGACTTTGGGCCAATTTTAAGGTCTGCTTGTAATCAGCTTTTTCATTTGTCATCTTTGAAAGTATAAAATTTGTAGTGCCATTTATTATCCCAACCATTTTTTTTATGCTGTTACTTTTTAATGATCTTTTTAAGGGTTCAATTATAGGAATCCCCCCGCAAACTGCCGCCTCTGACAATATATAAACTCCTTCTTTAGATGCAGTTTTATATATTTCTTCTCCATATCTTGCAATGACTGCTTTATTTGCTGTAATAACAGATTTACCTAATTTTAATGATTGCAGAATAATATCTTTCGCTAAATCAACCCCACCCATTACTTCAACAATTACATCTATAGAAGGGTCATTAATTAATTTAAATGGATCATCAGTTAATAAATTATTATCTAGCTCAATATCCCTTTTTTTATTAAGATCTTTAACTGCTATTTTTGCAATTTCTATTTCTTCTAGAATTGGATGTGAATCAACCTTAGAACTTAATATTTTATAAATCCCTGAACCTACAGTTCCAAAACCTACAATCCCAATTTTGCATTTTCTCATTTTTTATTTCTTTTAACTTTGAATTTAATTTTATATTATTAGGCCTACAAAAATTCATTTGCTTGAGACTGCATTTTCAATAAAATGTTTAAGAAACCATTCGATCGTGAAGGGGTTAAGCTTGCTTTCAAACCAGTATCTTCTATAAATTTCTTATCTATTTCAACAACTTCATTTGGTGTTAACTCATTTAATCCACTTATTAGAAAAGCCAACAAACCCTTGGTTATGAGAGCATCAGAATATCCTTCCCAAAATAATTTGCCGGCTTTAATATTTGCCTTAACAAAAACATCTGAAACGCATCCCTTAACTTTATTTTCTTCAACAAGGATTTCACTATCTGGTTCTTTCAATTTTTTGCCTAACCACAAAATGTATTCATATTTTCTTTTTGGATCTTCTGATTTCTTCAACTTTTCTACTAATTTTGATAAATTATTGTATTTTTCCTGATAGTCCATTTTTTAAAACTATAAATTAATCACTTAATTAGTTTTCTATTATACAAATATTTCTTTTTCTGTGATAAAACCCGATAAGGGGATATCCCACTCAGCTTTAGTTAATGGAATCGTACTTACACAATTAGAAGTTAATACTCCAATGCATGGTACATTTCTCCAATCATTATCTCTCCTTAATTTATCAAAATAACCTCCTCCATAACCTAATCTTGTTAAATTTTTATCAACGGAAAGACAAGGTACAAATATCATGCTTATCTGGAAATGACTTAATGGGGAGGAGTTGTTTGGACTTAGTATCCCCTCAGAATCTTTGATAAGAGGTTTTTTGTCCCATGGATGAAATAACAACTCTTTTTTATCTTTACATCTAGGCAAAGCTAAATTAAATTTTTTCTTGAGACTTCTTATATCAACTTCATTTTTTAGAGGCCAATATATGGCAATATAACCAATATTTTTATATCCCTTAACATATGAATCAATATATAATCTTACATTCTTTTCTACATTTTCTCTTTGATTATGAGAAATTCCATCTCTTAGTTTTCTAAACTTATCCCTCTCCAATTTCTTATTTTCAAAGATCGTCATATTAAATTTTCAGTTAAAGCCATCCTCATTTAATTTTGTAAGTGCAATAGCCAATGCATCTGCTGAATCATCAGGTTTTGGAGGTTTGTTAAGATCTAGGTTATACATAACAGCATCAAGAATATCTTTCTTAGATGCCTTTCCAGACCCAGCAATTGTTAATTTTATTTGAGCAGGTGAATACTCACTAACATGAATTTTTTTAGAGGCCAATACCATCATAATTACGCCTCTGGCCTGCACCACACTAATTGTAGTGCTGGACCTGTAAAAGAAAAATTTTTCCACTGCCGCTGCAGTGGGGTTCCAATGATTTATTAATTCATTAAGATCTTGGAATATTTCATAAAGCCTATCTTCTTCTTTTTTATCTTTACCTGTCTCAATAACGCCGCAATCTAATAATATCTTTCTTTCATTTTCTATCTCAATTATTCCATAACCAACTCTAGCTAATCCAGGGTCAATCCCAATTATTCTCACTGTTATTAAGCTTCAGCAGACAATTGAAATTTTGAAAGATTTTCTTTTTCATCTAAATCAAATACTTTACAAAAAGCTTGAATAACTCTTTCACCTGAATCAACTTGTTCTAAAGGATCTTTTCTTAGTCTATGTCTTAAAGAACAAGAAATAACCCTTGCTATGTCATCTTCTTGCACTTCAGTTCTGCCTTCAAATGCTGCAATTGCCCTTGCAGACCTATTTGTAACAATATCTCCACGTAAACCATCGACATCTAGTTCTCCGCAGATTGCAGAAATATTCAATCTCAAGTCATCGTCCATTTGAACAGAATTTAATATTTCTTGTGCTTTAATAACTTTTTGTTGAAGTTCATCCTGTTGTTTCTCAACACTCAATGAAAACTCATCAGGATTATCATCAAAAGAAGTTCTTTGATCAACTACTTGAACTCTTAATTCAGCATCTCTTACTGTTTTAACTTCAACACTCATTCCAAACCTGTCTAATAGTTGAGGCCTTAATTCACCTTCTTCTGGATTTCCTGAACCAATAAGAACAAATCTTGCAGGATGTCGAACTGAGATACCCTCCCTTTCAACTGTATTCCATCCTGAAGCGGCCGAATCTAAAAGTACATCAACTAAATGATCATCGAGTAAATTCACTTCATCAACATATAGTAAACCCCTATTGGCTTTTGCTAATAGACCTGGTTCAAATGCCTTAACACCTTCGCTCAAAGCCTTCTCTATGTCAATAGTTCCACA carries:
- a CDS encoding homoserine dehydrogenase — protein: MRKCKIGIVGFGTVGSGIYKILSSKVDSHPILEEIEIAKIAVKDLNKKRDIELDNNLLTDDPFKLINDPSIDVIVEVMGGVDLAKDIILQSLKLGKSVITANKAVIARYGEEIYKTASKEGVYILSEAAVCGGIPIIEPLKRSLKSNSIKKMVGIINGTTNFILSKMTNEKADYKQTLKLAQSLGYAEFDPTADVEGHDAADKISILSELAFGGKVKREEIHTEGISKINLKDIEYANKLGFEIKLLALSERGQINSNDSLALNIWVGPSLIPKSHPLATVKGVNNALLIDADPLGEIMLYGPGAGSGPTAASVVSDILNLHAASVKNNDSMDPLLSFYFWRNCHIIESSQISKKNYLRIICLDSPGVIGKIGDIFGKNNVSIESIVQLDASEDKAEIVVITHEVNNGDFERSKDEINSLNEVKIIASQLSCI
- a CDS encoding SufE family protein, with amino-acid sequence MDYQEKYNNLSKLVEKLKKSEDPKRKYEYILWLGKKLKEPDSEILVEENKVKGCVSDVFVKANIKAGKLFWEGYSDALITKGLLAFLISGLNELTPNEVVEIDKKFIEDTGLKASLTPSRSNGFLNILLKMQSQANEFL
- a CDS encoding 5-formyltetrahydrofolate cyclo-ligase, producing MTIFENKKLERDKFRKLRDGISHNQRENVEKNVRLYIDSYVKGYKNIGYIAIYWPLKNEVDIRSLKKKFNLALPRCKDKKELLFHPWDKKPLIKDSEGILSPNNSSPLSHFQISMIFVPCLSVDKNLTRLGYGGGYFDKLRRDNDWRNVPCIGVLTSNCVSTIPLTKAEWDIPLSGFITEKEIFV
- the ruvC gene encoding crossover junction endodeoxyribonuclease RuvC; translation: MRIIGIDPGLARVGYGIIEIENERKILLDCGVIETGKDKKEEDRLYEIFQDLNELINHWNPTAAAVEKFFFYRSSTTISVVQARGVIMMVLASKKIHVSEYSPAQIKLTIAGSGKASKKDILDAVMYNLDLNKPPKPDDSADALAIALTKLNEDGFN
- the bchI gene encoding magnesium chelatase ATPase subunit I — encoded protein: MPSTKKRRVFPFTAVIGQEEMKLALLLNVIDPRIGGVMIMGDRGTGKSTTIRALADLLPAIDVVKDDPYNSSLVDPDLQSKEVLEKITQGENLESIQKQVPMVDLPLGATEDRLCGTIDIEKALSEGVKAFEPGLLAKANRGLLYVDEVNLLDDHLVDVLLDSAASGWNTVEREGISVRHPARFVLIGSGNPEEGELRPQLLDRFGMSVEVKTVRDAELRVQVVDQRTSFDDNPDEFSLSVEKQQDELQQKVIKAQEILNSVQMDDDLRLNISAICGELDVDGLRGDIVTNRSARAIAAFEGRTEVQEDDIARVISCSLRHRLRKDPLEQVDSGERVIQAFCKVFDLDEKENLSKFQLSAEA